A genomic segment from Mustela lutreola isolate mMusLut2 chromosome 15, mMusLut2.pri, whole genome shotgun sequence encodes:
- the TMEM102 gene encoding transmembrane protein 102: MASAVWGSAPWWGPPPPAPARPLTDIDFCSGAQLQELTQLIQELGVQESWSDAPKPGPDLLRAKDFVFSLLGLIHRRDPRFPPQAELLLLRGGIREGSLDLGPAPLGPYIRGPHYDAGFTLLVPVFSLDGTGQEFQLDAETCSAWLCLPEQVRGTWIREAWRDCLGPPVPGGRDSIRRTKSEGGPEGPQTSMDQHGYVTEPEPNMSLEKLSSNVSQPEPPEQNRIDDGFSTPLKNLNGDVRKAAILSPVPPPSEDWETWPTLCPIQVSAWFFASLAAVAESLFPVPGAPRLVHAARHAGFTTVLLATPGPPRRVLLFDLIPVVSVAGWPDGARSHSWAGPLAPESSSFYLVPGGHTEGLGASSWHLCFARQELALKARIPAPLLQAHAAAQALLRPLVAGTRAAAPYLLRTLLYWACERLPALYLARPENAGACCLGLLDELGRVLEAGTLPHYFLSGQKLRAGDGAAVLLGELARLRGDPAQALRAAVEEAKAARKGGGLAGVGGGAH; the protein is encoded by the exons ATGGCTTCAGCGGTCTGGGGGAGTGCGCCCTGGTGGGGCCcgccgcccccagccccagcccggcCGCTCACCGACATAGACTTCTGCTCCGGGGCGCAGCTGCAGGAACTAACGCAGCTGATCCAGGAGCTCGGTGTGCAGGAGAGCTGGAGTGACGCGCCCAAGCCGGGACCCGATCTCCTCCGGGCCAAGGACTTCGTCTTCTCCTTGCTGG GTCTCATTCACCGTCGGGACCCCCGGTTTCCTCCCCAAGCAGAGCTCTTGCTGCTTCGTGGTGGGATTCGCGAGGGCTCCCTGGATCTGGGACCTGCACCCCTAGGTCCTTACATCCGGGGACCTCATTACGACGCCGGCTTTACACTCCTAGTGCCCGTGTTTTCGCTAGACGGCACTGGGCAGGAGTTCCAACTGGATGCGGAGACCTGTTCCGCGTGGCTGTGCCTCCCAGAGCAGGTCCGCGGAACCTGGATCCGGGAGGCTTGGCGGGATTGCCTAGGACCTCCAGTCCCAGGAGGACGTGACTCCATCCGCCGAACCAAAAGTGAAGGAGGTCCCGAGGGCCCCCAAACCTCCATGGACCAGCACGGTTATGTCACTGAACCTGAGCCAAACATGTCTTTGGAAAAACTCTCTAGTAACGTTTCCCAGCCCGAGCCGCCTGAGCAAAACAGAATCGATGATGGCTTTTCCACCCCACTGAAAAACCTGAATGGTGACGTCAGGAAAGCAGCCATCCTCAGCCCAGTCCCACCGCCGTCGGAGGACTGGGAGACTTGGCCCACACTTTGCCCCATCCAGGTATCTGCGTGGTTCTTTGCTTCACTGGCCGCGGTGGCTGAGTCCCTGTTCCCCGTCCCGGGTGCCCCACGCTTGGTTCACGCCGCCCGCCACGCGGGGTTCACCACCGTCCTCCTGGCCACGCCGGGGCCGCCGCGCCGCGTCCTGCTCTTCGACCTGATTCCCGTGGTGTCCGTGGCCGGCTGGCCCGATGGTGCTCGGAGCCACTCGTGGGCCGGCCCGCTGGCCCCCGAGTCGTCATCCTTCTACCTGGTGCCCGGCGGCCACACCGAGGGGCTGGGCGCCTCCAGCTGGCACCTCTGCTTCGCCCGCCAGGAGCTGGCGCTCAAGGCGCGCATACCCGCTCCGCTGCTGCAAGCGCACGCGGCGGCCCAGGCGCTGCTGCGCCCGCTGGTGGCCGGGACCCGGGCCGCGGCGCCCTACCTCCTGCGGACGCTGCTCTACTGGGCGTGCGAGCGGCTACCCGCGCTCTATCTCGCGCGGCCCGAGAACGCGGGCGCCTGCTGCCTCGGGCTGCTGGATGAGCTGGGCCGCGTGCTCGAGGCCGGGACGCTGCCCCACTATTTTCTGAGCGGCCAGAAGCTCCGCGCGGGGGATGGCGCCGCTGTGCTGCTCGGGGAGTTGGCCCGGCTCCGCGGGGACCCAGCCCAGGCCCTGCGCGCCGCGGTGGAGGAGGCGAAGGCTGCACGCAAGGGGGGCGGCTTAGCTGGCGTGGGAGGCGGGGCCCATTAA
- the FGF11 gene encoding fibroblast growth factor 11 isoform X1, whose product MTCASRGAPATPHYPLHGSASGSPMLGGTLCREELRPCTGRETRAETGGSYHLRGGTGKSAEKPQLKGIVTKLFCRQGFYLQANPDGSIQGTPEDTSSFTHFNLIPVGLRVVTIQSAKLGHYMAMNAEGLLYSSPHFTAECRFKECVFENYYVLYASALYRQRRSGRAWYLGLDKEGRVMKGNRVKKTKAAAHFVPKLLEVAMYREPSLHSVPETSPSSPPAP is encoded by the exons ATGACCTGCGCCTCGAGAGGGGCGCCGGCCACTCCCCATTACCCCCTACACGGCTCCGCAAGCGGATCCCCCATGCTCGGGGGTACCCTCTGCCGCGAAGAACTCCGACCCTGTACGGGGCGAGAGACCCGCGCGGAGACTGGGGGGTCGTACCACCTCCGAGGGGGTACGGGGAAGTCGGCCGAGA agccTCAGCTCAAAGGCATCGTCACCAAACTGTTCTGCCGCCAAGGTTTCTACCTCCAGGCGAATCCTGATGGGAGCATTCAGGGGACCCCAGAGGACACCAGCTCCTTCA cccacttCAACCTGATCCCTGTGGGGCTCCGTGTGGTCACCATCCAGAGTGCCAAGCTGGGTCACTACATGGCCATGAACGCGGAGGGGCTGCTGTACAGCTCG CCACATTTCACAGCTGAGTGTCGCTTTAAGGAATGCGTCTTCGAGAACTACTACGTTCTGTATGCCTCTGCGCTCTACCGCCAGCGCCGCTCTGGCCGGGCCTGGTACCTGGGCCTGGACAAGGAGGGCCGAGTCATGAAGGGAAATCGAGTCAAGAAAACCAAGGCAGCTGCCCACTTTGTGCCCAAGCTCCTGGAGG TGGCCATGTACCGGGAGCCTTCTCTCCACAGTGTCCCTGAGACCTCCCCTTCCAGTCCCCCTGCCCCCTGA
- the FGF11 gene encoding fibroblast growth factor 11 isoform X2: MAALASSLIRQKREVREPGGSRPVSAQRRVCPRGTKSLCQKQLLILLSKVRLCGGRPARPDRGPEPQLKGIVTKLFCRQGFYLQANPDGSIQGTPEDTSSFTHFNLIPVGLRVVTIQSAKLGHYMAMNAEGLLYSSPHFTAECRFKECVFENYYVLYASALYRQRRSGRAWYLGLDKEGRVMKGNRVKKTKAAAHFVPKLLEVAMYREPSLHSVPETSPSSPPAP, from the exons ATGGCGGCTCTGGCCAGTAGCCTGATCCGGCAGAAGCGGGAGGTCCGTGAGCCCGGGGGCAGCCGGCCCGTGTCGGCGCAGCGGCGCGTGTGTCCCCGCGGCACCAAGTCCCTTTGCCAGAAGCAGCTCCTCATCCTGCTGTCCAAGGTGCGACTGTGCGGGGGGCGGCCCGCGCGGCCGGACCGTGGCCCTG agccTCAGCTCAAAGGCATCGTCACCAAACTGTTCTGCCGCCAAGGTTTCTACCTCCAGGCGAATCCTGATGGGAGCATTCAGGGGACCCCAGAGGACACCAGCTCCTTCA cccacttCAACCTGATCCCTGTGGGGCTCCGTGTGGTCACCATCCAGAGTGCCAAGCTGGGTCACTACATGGCCATGAACGCGGAGGGGCTGCTGTACAGCTCG CCACATTTCACAGCTGAGTGTCGCTTTAAGGAATGCGTCTTCGAGAACTACTACGTTCTGTATGCCTCTGCGCTCTACCGCCAGCGCCGCTCTGGCCGGGCCTGGTACCTGGGCCTGGACAAGGAGGGCCGAGTCATGAAGGGAAATCGAGTCAAGAAAACCAAGGCAGCTGCCCACTTTGTGCCCAAGCTCCTGGAGG TGGCCATGTACCGGGAGCCTTCTCTCCACAGTGTCCCTGAGACCTCCCCTTCCAGTCCCCCTGCCCCCTGA
- the SPEM3 gene encoding uncharacterized protein SPEM3 — translation MGERAHHGAQVCSGTNPRKCQDLGDSILLILGSVILLNVGINVVTLLWRHLKSSLRILFHHFFPKDKHPSCAGGHPMCTRCSMDPKNLCSRVSSRFHRRPGFLAGHPNHLNSWIPDMNDEKASGCCWVPPPCGHTGAPVDAPWGPWKEGVMGAGEASQVTALKAQAPFISRHQTPSQFPRMSTVDVVPLLLPHESKTNTPDYDPPRVPAQTHTHSPPHTPEHTTAQTQTSFPAHGPEHTTPRAQASFPAHTLEHTTPKARASSLAHAPEHTTPQAQTLQAHGPEHTTPRAQASFPAHTPEHTTPQAHTYFPVQAHTPSLAHASEHNIPQAQTSFPAHTPDHTTPGAHSSSLVHAPDHTPQTQTSFPTHTPEHTTPQADPAHTLEYNLPQAQIHSPAQAPEYHSLQAHTYSVTLTPEHITPQAHAAEHTPAPVHGPEHTAVQAHTYSPGFTPEHTQPTPAQAQNPEHPSAHPLGHTPEHVIAHSPACTPGHAHLTHTHAPHPLVPSPASASAPPPTTLVAAPLPAPGPTLVMTLTTTPVPTPVSVTTRTPILTPIPSTLTAFGQDLSTGHVVYDARRVKQSIHHMCPPPPSGYSRKDMGTLHRPQEGQGLDSSGTAEPTTKQPNRDSAKHSTGSVLGYLELGNVEWKISNDAKDKFLQPKIFPYLSFHPCSSERRRTDSQTPVYPKFLVYSKEATPSQRCFHSPTTTQSSVSTISPPCTLSLPLMSPRSFVPHQASNHQQLSDSVRPPTFPPTSKSSQSVSSSQFPIPPHFSKTFQPPIPPQPPKLQGSLGLNQDSGLQRTSSLSKDLRVPRNPGLAEDPGLNKPPGPTLDSSLCKSPSPSQDSGLHKNLVITQDSGPQKSLGPTQNAGIFRSPCLSQPCNLHKDIPFPQTSDTQRSSGFMQNSGVYRNLEQNQETIHHKRQDLSQTTGLHNSAGPSQDSGIYKSTGHAHELGVSRSLGLPQDPCPQKSLYQESEVNRCSGLIQTSGLLKGSGLTQDSGDYKSPGLTQAIEVERRCGRTQDVGIYRSPEYTQDPNFHQYPGINQDPGSHRGPAFTQDHILPKTQSLIRESSLHKDSPLISHPNHPKNPGLALSTDSEQVLGLPQTPKFSLCPKSCASEQAPQKEDPQQRLPWPPVPPSQNSSSPKPPAVIYNDLQTFSEVPLLIELQPSSRRAGGQDWAYRPVDPVPSASQSYRQMSMPPKVNWKPYCPGSGTRVGHVVFDARQRQFGVGRDKCEALSPRRSRQEACSNPPETTKEWGYQSVMRTLEKEGAKVHQE, via the exons ATGGGTGAGCGAGCCCACCACGGAGCTCAAGTGTGCTCTGGCACCAACCCCAGGAAGTGCCAGGACCTTGGAGACTCTATTCTTCTGATTCTGGGCAGTGTCATTTTGCTCAACGTGGGGATCAACGTGGTGACTCTG CTCTGGAGGCATCTGAAGAGCTCTCTGCGGAtccttttccatcattttttccccaaag ACAAGCATCCCAGCTGTGCAGGTGGCCATCCCATGTGTACCCGCTGCTCCATGGACCCCAAGAACCTGTGCTCGAGAGTCTCCTCCCGCTTCCACCGTCGCCCCGGCTTCCTGGCCGGGCACCCTAACCATCTCAACTCCTGGATTCCAGACATGAACGACGAGAAAGCTTCTGGGTGCTGCTGGGTGCCGCCTCCATGTGGACACACCGGAGCTCCTGTGGACGCTCCCTGGGGACCGTGGAAGGAGGGGGTGATGGGAGCTGGGGAAGCCTCCCAGGTCACAGCCTTAAAGGCCCAGGCCCCCTTTATCTCCAGGCACCAGACACCTTCCCAGTTCCCCAGGATGAGCACGGTGGACGTGGTTCCCCTCCTCTTGCCCCATGAGAGCAAGACCAACACTCCAGACTATGACCCACCCCGTGTCCCCGCCCAGACCcacacccactccccaccccatacCCCTGAGCACACCACAGCCCAGACCCAGACCTCCTTCCCAGCCCATGGACCTGAGCACACCACCCCCAGGGCCCAGGCCTCCTTCCCAGCCCACACCCTGGAGCACACCACCCCCAAGGCCCGTGCCTCCTCCTTAGCCCATGCCCCCGAGCACACCACCCCCCAGGCCCAGACCCTCCAAGCCCATGGACCTGAGCACACCACCCCCAGGGCCCAGGCCTCCTTCCCAGCCCACACCCCTGAGCACACCACCCCCCAGGCCCACACTTACTTCCCAGTCCAGGCCCACACCCCCTCCTTAGCCCATGCCTCTGAACACAACATCCCCCAGGCCCAGACCTCCTTCCCAGCCCACACCCCTGACCACACCACCCCTGGGGCCCACTCCTCCTCCCTAGTCCACGCCCCTGACCACACCCCCCAGACACAGACCTCCTTCCCAACTCACACCCCTGAGCACACCACCCCCCAGGCCGACCCAGCTCACACCCTTGAGTATAACCTGCCGCAGGCCCAGATCCATTCCCCAGCCCAAGCCCCTGAATACCACTCCCTTCAGGCCCATACCTACTCCGTAACCCTCACCCCTGAGCACATCACCCCCCAAGCCCATGCCGCTGAACACACCCCAGCCCCAGTCCATGGCCCCGAGCACACCGCAGTCCAGGCCCATACCTACTCCCCAGGCTTTACCCCTGAGCACACTCAGCCCACTCCTGCCCAGGCCCAGAACCCTGAGCACCCCTCAGCCCATCCCCTGGGTCACACCCCTGAGCATGTAATAGCCCACAGCCCAGCCTGCACTCCAGGCCATGCTCATCTAACCCACACCCATGCACCTCACCCCCTGGTGCCCTCTCCCGcctctgcctcagcccctcccccaacgaCCCTTGTCGCAGCCCCTCTCCCAGCGCCTGGCCCAACTCTGGTCATGACCCTGACGACCACTCCTGTTCCCACTCCAGTCTCTGTCACCACCCGTACCCCCATCCTAACTCCTATTCCGTCTACCCTGACTGCCTTTGGCCAAGACCTCTCCACTGGCCACGTGGTCTATGATGCCCGCAGGGTGAAGCAGAGCATACACCATATGTGCCCCCCTCCGCCCTCTGGGTATTCCAGAAAGGACATGGGCACCCTCCACAGGCCCCAAGAGGGGCAGGGTCTGGACAGCTCTGGTACAGCGGAGCCAACAACGAAACAACCCAACAGGGACAGTGCCAAGCACTCCACAGGCTCCGTCCTGGGCTATCTGGAGTTGGGAAATGTGGAATGGAAGATCTCGAATGATGCCAAAGACAAGTTCTTGCAGCCCAAGATCTTCCCTTATCTTAGCTTCCATCCCTGCAGTTCAGAGAGGAGACGCACAGACTCTCAGACTCCGGTCTACCCCAAATTCCTCGTCTACTCCAAGGAGGCCACACCTTCTCAGCGTTGCTTTCATTCTCCGACCACTACCCAGAGCTCAGTGAGCACCATCTCTCCCCCGTgcactctttctctgccccttatGTCCCCCAGATCCTTTGTCCCTCATCAAGCCTCCAACCACCAGCAGCTCTCCGACTCAGTGCGACCCCCCACCTTTCCCCCGACCTCCAAATCTTCTCAGTCCGTCTCCTCTTCCCAGTTCCCCATCCCTCCGCACTTCTCCAAGACTTTCCAACCCCCAATTCCACCCCAGCCCCCTAAACTTCAGGGGAGTCTGGGCCTCAACCAAGATTCTGGCCTCCAAAGGACTTCAAGCCTTTCAAAGGACTTGAGAGTTCCAAGGAACCCAGGCCTTGCTGAAGATCCAGGCCTAAACAAGCCCCCAGGCCCTACTCTAGACTCTTCTCTCTGCAAGAGTCCGAGCCCTTCTCAAGATTCTGGACTTCACAAGAATCTGGTCATTACCCAAGATTCTGGCCCCCAAAAGAGCCTAGGTCCTACTCAAAATGCAGGTATCTTTAGAAGCCCATGTCTCAGCCAACCTTGTAACCTCCACAAGGACATACCATTTCCCCAAACTTCCGACACTCAGAGGAGTTCAGGCTTTATGCAAAACTCTGGCGTCTACAGGAATCTAGAACAAAACCAAGAGACTATACACCATAAAAGGCAAGATCTCTCCCAGACAACAGGCCTCCATAATAGTGCGGGACCCTCTCAAGATTCTGGAATTTACAAGAGCACAGGTCATGCTCATGAGCTGGGAGTCTCCAGGAGCCTAGGCCTTCCCCAAGATCCTTGCCCACAGAAGAGCCTATACCAAGAATCTGAAGTCAACAGGTGCTCAGGCTTGATCCAAACCTCTGGTCTCCTTAAGGGCTCAGGCCTTACCCAAGACTCCGGAGACTACAAGAGTCCAGGCCTGACACAAGCCATTGAAGTTGAAAGGAGATGTGGCCGGACACAAGACGTTGGAATTTACAGGAGCCCAGAATATACCCAAGACCCTAACTTCCACCAGTACCCAGGAATTAATCAAGATCCTGGCTCCCATAGGGGCCCAGCCTTTACGCAAGACCATATTCTCCCCAAGACTCAAAGTCTTATTAGGGAATCCAGCCTCCACAAGGATTCACCCCTTATCTCACATCCCAACCACCCCAAGAACCCAGGCCTTGCTCTAAGTACCGACTCAGAACAAGTCTTGGGCCTCCCTCAGACCCCAAAGTTCTCACTGTGCCCAAAGTCATGTGCATCCGAGCAGGCTCCCCAGAAGGAAGATCCACAACAGCGCCTTCCATGGCCGCCTGTCCCACCTAGTCAGAACTCCAGCTCACCCAAGCCCCCGGCGGTGATCTACAATGACCTGCAAACCTTCTCAGAGGTCCCTTTGCTAATTGAGCTGCAGCCATCCTCCCGGCGAGCAGGTGGCCAAGACTGGGCATACCGTCCCGTGGATCCGGTGCCTTCAGCCTCCCAGAGCTATCGCCAGATGTCTATGCCTCCCAAAGTCAACTGGAAGCCCTACTGCCCTGGGTCAGGCACCCGAGTCGGGCATGTGGTCTTCGATGCCCGCCAGAGACAGTTTGGGGTGGGCAGGGACAAGTGTGAAGCTCTGTCTCCCAGACGCAGTCGCCAAGAGGCGTGCAGCAACCCCCCGGAGACCACCAAGGAGTGGGGATATCAGAGTGTGATGAGAACCTTGGAGAAAGAGGGGGCAAAGGTGCATCAGGAATAA